One genomic window of Myxocyprinus asiaticus isolate MX2 ecotype Aquarium Trade chromosome 5, UBuf_Myxa_2, whole genome shotgun sequence includes the following:
- the LOC127441332 gene encoding protein fem-1 homolog A-like translates to MDISTAVFNAARDGKLKLIQKLLCNKSPEELEALAEEKTQGGTPLLIASRYGHLEVVDYLLEHCKANVELGGSVNFDGETIEGAPPLWAASAAGHLPVVKTLLKHGASVNNTTLTNSTPLRAACFDGHLEIVRYLVEHRADMEVANRHGHTCLMISCYKGHREIAKFLLERGANVNRKSVKGNTALHDCAESGSLEIMKMLMKCNACMERDGYGMTPLLAASVTGHTNIVEYLVHQPWATREEQIDALELLGATFVDKKRDLLGAMCYWRRAMELRQAGEKAGFLAKPPPGPPVSAYDCAHEVCTVEELEALITDPDEMRMQALLVRERILGPSHPDTSYYIRYRGAVYADSGNFERCISLWKYALDMQQSNLDPLSPMTASSFLSFAELFSFVLQDRAKGTLATRVTFQDLMAVLGKSVREVERAVAQRDSPPEALQFTKALSIILHLVFLLEKLDCTAEQEHQKRQTVYRLLKLNPRARNGYTPLHMAVDKETTSVGRYPVGRFPSLVVAGLLLECGADVDSRDCENNAPLHVAAANGCPEIMETLIQAGAHFDATNALHKTAYELLDEQSSGRHVLHPLSYVTLQCLAARAIEKHRLPYKGLISEEMEAFIELH, encoded by the coding sequence AGAAGACGCAGGGGGGGACGCCGCTCCTCATCGCCTCCCGGTACGGCCATCTGGAGGTTGTGGATTACCTGCTGGAGCACTGCAAGGCTAACGTGGAGCTCGGAGGCTCCGTGAACTTTGACGGCGAGACGATTGAAGGCGCTCCGCCGCTGTGGGCGGCCTCCGCCGCGGGACATCTGCCAGTAGTGAAGACTCTACTGAAGCACGGAGCCTCCGTCAATAACACCACCCTGACCAACTCCACCCCCCTGAGGGCCGCATGCTTCGATGGTCATCTGGAGATCGTTCGATACCTGGTGGAGCATCGTGCGGACATGGAAGTGGCGAACCGCCACGGTCATACATGTCTGATGATCTCGTGCTACAAGGGCCACAGGGAGATCGCCAAGTTCCTGTTGGAGCGAGGGGCCAATGTCAACCGTAAGAGTGTGAAAGGCAACACCGCCCTGCATGACTGCGCCGAATCCGGGAGTCTGGAGATCATGAAGATGCTGATGAAATGTAACGCCTGCATGGAGCGGGATGGTTATGGCATGACCCCGCTGCTGGCCGCCAGCGTCACCGGTCACACCAATATAGTTGAGTATCTTGTGCACCAGCCCTGGGCCACCAGAGAGGAGCAGATAGACGCCCTTGAACTTCTTGGGGCAACATTTGTGGACAAGAAACGTGACCTGCTGGGTGCCATGTGCTACTGGAGAAGAGCGATGGAGCTGCGGCAGGCGGGCGAGAAGGCTGGATTTCTGGCCAAACCCCCTCCGGGTCCCCCCGTCTCTGCGTACGACTGCGCCCACGAGGTGTGCACGGTCGAGGAGCTGGAAGCGCTCATCACAGACCCCGATGAGATGAGGATGCAGGCCCTTCTGGTGAGGGAGCGCATCTTGGGCCCCTCGCACCCGGACACTTCATACTACATCCGTTACAGGGGGGCCGTCTACGCCGACTCGGGCAACTTCGAGCGCTGCATCAGCCTGTGGAAGTACGCCCTGGACATGCAGCAGAGCAACCTGGACCCGCTCAGCCCCATGACTGCCAGCAGTTTCCTGTCGTTCGCTGAGCTCTTTTCCTTCGTCCTACAGGACAGAGCCAAGGGCACCCTGGCCACCCGCGTCACCTTCCAGGACCTGATGGCCGTCCTGGGCAAGAGTGTACGGGAGGTAGAGCGTGCAGTGGCGCAGCGGGACAGTCCTCCAGAGGCGCTGCAGTTCACCAAAGCCCTGTCCATTATTCTGCACCTCGTCTTCCTGTTGGAGAAACTCGACTGCACTGCAGAGCAAGAGCACCAGAAGAGGCAGACGGTCTACCGGCTTCTGAAGCTCAATCCCCGGGCGAGGAACGGCTACACGCCCTTGCACATGGCCGTGGATAAAGAGACCACATCGGTGGGCCGTTACCCTGTGGGCCGTTTCCCATCTTTAGTTGTGGCAGGCTTGTTGCTGGAATGCGGGGCAGACGTCGACTCCCGCGACTGTGAGAACAACGCGCCACTCCACGTCGCTGCCGCCAACGGCTGCCCGGAGATCATGGAGACACTCATTCAAGCTGGGGCACATTTCGACGCCACCAATGCACTACACAAGACGGCCTACGAGCTGCTGGATGAGCAGAGCAGCGGGCGACACGTGCTGCACCCCCTCAGTTACGTCACCTTGCAGTGTCTGGCCGCCCGTGCTATTGAGAAACACAGACTTCCCTACAAAGGGCTCATCTCAGAGGAAATGGAGGCGTTCATCGAGCTGCACTGA